The following coding sequences lie in one Bifidobacterium sp. ESL0690 genomic window:
- the gdhA gene encoding NADP-specific glutamate dehydrogenase, which translates to MLNNAYVKRVYAQVEKRDGDQPEFLQAVREVFETLEPVVEKHPEYEKNGILERLVEPERAIKFRVAWVDDEGKVQVNRGYRIQFNSAIGPYKGGLRLHPTVTESVIKFLGFEQVLKNSLTGLPMGGAKGGSDFDPKGRSDGEVMRFCQAFMTELQRHIGQFTDVPAGDINVGAREIGYLFGQYKRIRNEYSGVLTGKGLEFGGSLARTEATGYGLCYYTAAALRTLKNDSFEGKTVVISGSGNVAIFAIEKAQEMGAKVVTCSDSNGYVYDPDGIKLDVVKDIKLGHRGRIKEYADRVAGAEYHEGSKGVWTVPCDIALPCATQNEVDGESAAALVKNGCKVVCEGANMPSTPEAIETYQKAGLLYGPAKASNAGGVAVSGLEMSQNSYRLSWTFDEVDAKLKDIMENIVATSLAAAKEYGHEGDLMLGANAAGFVKVANAMVAQGVC; encoded by the coding sequence ATGCTGAATAATGCATACGTCAAGCGCGTCTATGCGCAAGTCGAGAAGCGAGACGGTGACCAGCCGGAATTCCTGCAGGCCGTTCGCGAGGTTTTCGAAACGTTGGAACCGGTTGTCGAGAAGCATCCGGAATATGAGAAGAACGGCATCCTCGAGCGCTTGGTCGAGCCTGAGCGCGCCATCAAGTTCCGCGTCGCCTGGGTCGACGACGAGGGCAAGGTGCAGGTCAACCGCGGCTACCGCATCCAGTTCAACTCCGCCATCGGGCCCTACAAGGGCGGCCTTCGCCTGCACCCGACGGTGACCGAATCCGTCATCAAGTTCCTCGGCTTCGAACAGGTGCTGAAGAACTCGCTGACCGGCCTGCCCATGGGCGGCGCCAAGGGCGGCTCCGACTTCGATCCGAAGGGCCGCAGCGACGGCGAGGTCATGCGCTTCTGCCAGGCCTTCATGACCGAGCTGCAGCGCCACATCGGCCAGTTCACCGACGTTCCCGCCGGCGACATCAACGTGGGCGCACGCGAGATTGGCTATCTCTTCGGCCAATACAAGCGCATCCGCAACGAGTATTCCGGCGTTCTGACCGGCAAGGGCCTTGAGTTCGGCGGCTCGCTCGCCCGCACTGAAGCAACCGGTTACGGCCTCTGCTATTACACTGCCGCCGCTTTGCGCACTTTGAAGAACGATTCGTTCGAAGGCAAGACCGTGGTCATCTCCGGCTCCGGCAACGTCGCCATCTTCGCCATCGAGAAGGCGCAGGAAATGGGCGCGAAGGTCGTCACCTGCTCCGATTCCAACGGCTATGTCTACGATCCGGACGGCATCAAGCTCGACGTGGTCAAGGACATCAAGCTCGGCCACCGCGGCCGCATCAAGGAATATGCAGATCGCGTCGCCGGTGCCGAATACCACGAGGGCAGCAAGGGCGTCTGGACCGTTCCGTGCGACATCGCGCTGCCCTGCGCCACCCAGAACGAGGTCGACGGCGAATCCGCGGCCGCGCTGGTGAAAAACGGATGCAAGGTCGTGTGCGAAGGCGCGAACATGCCGTCCACTCCTGAGGCAATCGAGACCTATCAGAAGGCCGGCTTGCTCTACGGACCTGCCAAGGCTTCCAACGCCGGCGGCGTCGCCGTTTCCGGCCTCGAGATGAGCCAGAATTCGTATCGTCTCTCCTGGACCTTCGACGAGGTCGATGCCAAGCTCAAGGACATCATGGAGAACATCGTCGCCACCTCCCTGGCCGCCGCCAAGGAATACGGCCACGAGGGCGATCTGATGCTCGGCGCCAACGCCGCCGGCT
- the mscL gene encoding large conductance mechanosensitive channel protein MscL, with the protein MFKGFKKFISRGNMIDMAVGVVMGAAVTSVVNSIVNSLINPLIAMIFGKPNMNNLLTFTFNHSTISFGAILGALLNFLMIAIAVYFCILVPINKFRDMSESIFKKKDDEDEKKEISTDQQTVDLLKEISAELKDIKSGNNGGKQIGDTDGSQAAHNKEKEANGNQAE; encoded by the coding sequence ATGTTCAAAGGATTCAAGAAATTCATCTCGCGCGGCAACATGATCGACATGGCCGTCGGCGTGGTTATGGGCGCTGCGGTGACCTCCGTGGTCAATTCGATCGTCAACAGCCTCATCAACCCGCTGATTGCCATGATTTTCGGCAAGCCGAACATGAACAACCTGCTGACCTTCACCTTCAACCACTCCACCATCTCGTTCGGCGCGATTTTGGGCGCGTTGCTCAACTTCCTGATGATCGCGATCGCCGTCTATTTCTGCATTCTCGTGCCGATCAACAAGTTTCGCGATATGTCCGAGTCGATTTTCAAGAAGAAAGACGACGAGGACGAGAAGAAGGAGATCAGCACCGACCAGCAGACCGTCGATCTGTTGAAGGAGATTTCCGCCGAGCTCAAGGACATCAAGTCCGGCAATAATGGCGGAAAACAGATTGGGGATACTGATGGAAGCCAAGCCGCGCATAACAAGGAAAAAGAAGCTAATGGAAATCAGGCTGAGTGA